A stretch of the Bradyrhizobium arachidis genome encodes the following:
- a CDS encoding CoA ester lyase produces MRSMLFVPGDSPRKFEKASQGNADALIIDVEDSVVAEKKDEARKLTLAMLKDRRGPHQLYVRVNALDTGMTLVDLAAVMPGVPDGIVLPKSQGGDDVRQVALWLDAFEAAAGTKVGLTRIVCVATETAGSIFGLGTYRNCSPRLAGLMWGAEDLSASLGATEKASAGVFHSPYRLARDLCLMAAAAAEVAPIDTVYTDIDNLAGLEAETRAARRDGFSAKALIHPKHVDIVNAAFAPTEAERTWAEKVIAAFADNPNAGTLRLDGQMIDKPHLRAAQKILGQS; encoded by the coding sequence ATGCGTTCGATGCTGTTCGTGCCGGGCGATTCCCCGCGCAAATTCGAGAAGGCCTCTCAGGGCAACGCCGATGCGCTGATCATCGACGTCGAGGATTCCGTCGTCGCCGAGAAGAAGGACGAGGCGCGCAAGTTGACCCTTGCCATGCTGAAGGACCGGCGCGGACCGCACCAGCTCTATGTGCGCGTCAACGCGCTCGACACCGGCATGACGCTCGTCGATCTCGCCGCCGTCATGCCCGGCGTCCCCGATGGCATCGTGCTGCCGAAATCGCAGGGCGGCGACGACGTGCGGCAGGTCGCGCTGTGGCTCGATGCGTTCGAGGCGGCGGCGGGCACCAAAGTCGGCTTAACCCGCATCGTCTGCGTCGCCACGGAAACGGCGGGCTCGATTTTCGGTCTTGGCACCTACAGGAACTGCTCCCCTCGCCTTGCCGGCCTGATGTGGGGCGCCGAAGATCTCTCGGCCTCGCTCGGCGCCACCGAGAAGGCCTCAGCTGGGGTCTTCCATAGCCCTTATCGCCTCGCGCGCGATCTCTGCCTGATGGCGGCGGCCGCGGCCGAGGTGGCGCCGATCGACACGGTCTATACCGACATCGACAATCTCGCCGGGCTCGAAGCCGAGACGCGGGCTGCACGACGCGACGGTTTTTCAGCCAAGGCGCTGATCCATCCAAAGCATGTCGACATCGTCAACGCGGCCTTTGCACCGACCGAGGCCGAACGTACATGGGCCGAGAAGGTGATCGCCGCGTTCGCCGACAATCCCAACGCCGGCACGCTGCGCCTCGACGGCCAGATGATCGACAAGCCGCATCTGCGCGCGGCGCAGAAGATTCTCGGCCAGAGCTAG
- a CDS encoding K(+)-transporting ATPase subunit F: MIFDYSLAGAVSLGLLIYLTYALLRPERF; this comes from the coding sequence ATGATTTTCGATTATTCGCTCGCCGGCGCCGTCTCGCTCGGCCTCCTCATCTACCTCACTTATGCGCTGCTGCGGCCCGAGCGGTTCTGA
- the kdpA gene encoding potassium-transporting ATPase subunit KdpA, producing MTVIGWLQIILFCVTIVALTKPLGWYMTRVFNGERTFLSPVLRPVEIGLYRISGVDETREQHWMTYTVAMLLFHVGGFLVIYGLMRLQGVLPFNPAGQGAVAEDLSFNTAISFITNTNWQNYGGESTLSYLVQMVGLTHQNFLSAATGIALAVALIRGFSRASARTVGNFWVDVVRTTLYVLLPICVVYALFLVWQGMPQTLGDYVEATTVEGAKQTIAVGPVASQVAIKMLGTNGGGFFNANAAHPFENPTALSNFVQMISIFALGAALTNVFGRMVGNQRQGFAILAVMGVLFLAGVAVTYWAEANGTSTLQALGLSGGNMEGKEVRFGIVASSLFAVVTTAASCGAVNAMHDSFTALGGMIPLINMQLGEIIVGGVGAGLYGMLLFVILAIFVAGLMVGRTPEYVGKKIEAREVKMAMLAILVLPLMYLGWTAVGVVYPAAVASMANAGPHGFTEVLYAYTSATGNNGSAFAGLTGNTFFYNLTLASAMFVGRFFMIVPAMAIAGSLAGKKSIPPSAGTFPTTGGLFVGLVVGVILIIGGLTFFPALALGPIVEHLAMNAGNLF from the coding sequence ATGACTGTCATCGGTTGGCTTCAGATCATCCTGTTTTGTGTCACCATCGTCGCGCTGACAAAACCGCTCGGCTGGTACATGACGCGCGTCTTCAACGGCGAGCGCACCTTCCTGTCGCCGGTGCTGCGCCCGGTCGAGATCGGCCTCTACCGGATCTCCGGCGTCGACGAGACGCGCGAACAGCATTGGATGACCTATACGGTCGCCATGCTGCTGTTCCATGTCGGCGGCTTCCTCGTCATCTACGGATTGATGCGATTGCAGGGCGTGCTGCCGTTCAATCCGGCCGGGCAGGGCGCGGTCGCGGAGGATCTCTCCTTCAACACCGCGATCTCCTTCATCACCAACACCAATTGGCAGAACTACGGCGGCGAGAGCACGCTGTCTTATCTCGTCCAGATGGTCGGCTTGACGCACCAGAATTTTCTGTCGGCGGCCACCGGCATCGCGCTTGCCGTGGCGTTGATTCGGGGCTTCTCGCGCGCCTCCGCGCGCACGGTCGGCAATTTCTGGGTCGATGTTGTCAGGACCACGCTTTACGTGCTGCTGCCGATCTGCGTAGTCTACGCGCTGTTTCTGGTCTGGCAAGGCATGCCGCAGACGCTCGGCGACTATGTCGAGGCGACGACGGTCGAAGGCGCCAAGCAGACCATCGCGGTCGGTCCCGTGGCCTCGCAAGTCGCGATCAAGATGCTCGGCACCAATGGCGGCGGCTTCTTCAATGCCAACGCTGCGCACCCCTTCGAGAACCCGACGGCATTGTCGAACTTCGTGCAGATGATCTCGATCTTTGCGCTCGGTGCTGCCCTGACCAACGTGTTCGGCCGCATGGTCGGCAACCAGCGCCAGGGATTTGCGATCCTCGCCGTGATGGGCGTGCTGTTCCTCGCCGGCGTCGCCGTCACCTATTGGGCGGAAGCCAACGGTACCTCGACGCTCCAGGCGCTGGGACTTTCCGGCGGCAACATGGAAGGCAAGGAGGTCCGCTTCGGCATCGTCGCGTCCTCGCTGTTTGCCGTGGTCACCACGGCCGCCTCCTGCGGCGCGGTCAACGCCATGCATGACAGCTTCACAGCGCTCGGCGGCATGATCCCGCTGATCAACATGCAGCTCGGAGAGATCATCGTCGGCGGCGTCGGCGCAGGCCTCTACGGCATGCTGCTGTTCGTCATCCTCGCGATCTTCGTCGCAGGCCTGATGGTCGGCCGTACGCCGGAATATGTCGGCAAGAAGATCGAGGCGCGCGAGGTCAAGATGGCGATGCTCGCGATCCTGGTGCTGCCGCTGATGTATCTCGGCTGGACCGCGGTCGGCGTGGTCTATCCGGCAGCGGTCGCCTCGATGGCGAATGCCGGTCCGCACGGCTTCACCGAGGTGCTCTACGCCTATACCTCGGCGACCGGCAACAATGGCTCGGCCTTCGCGGGCCTCACCGGAAACACCTTCTTCTACAACCTCACGCTTGCGAGCGCGATGTTCGTCGGCCGCTTCTTCATGATCGTTCCGGCGATGGCGATCGCGGGGTCGCTTGCGGGCAAGAAGTCCATTCCACCGTCGGCGGGCACGTTCCCGACCACGGGCGGATTGTTCGTTGGCCTCGTCGTCGGCGTGATCCTGATCATCGGCGGCCTGACCTTCTTCCCGGCGCTCGCGCTCGGCCCCATCGTCGAGCATCTCGCGATGAACGCCGGCAACTTGTTCTGA
- a CDS encoding fumarylacetoacetate hydrolase family protein, which produces MKKTPTPSRRALLATAAAATAATMADVAPVAAQAGPKPIFSVPMTTIPIVGETDVFQVRRIYCIGRNYAAHAIERGSDPNREPPFFFQKPTDAIQNVAIGAVADHPYPSLTKNYHHEVELVAALKSGGTNISPDKALDHVYGYALGLDMTRRDLQNGMAAEKKPWEIGKSFDQAAVIGPIHPVAKVGHLSKGSISLAVNGTVRQNSDLEKMIWSVAEQIAKLSEAFELKAGDIIYSGTPENVGPVVKGDVLLCKLQGLPDMSIKIV; this is translated from the coding sequence ATGAAGAAAACCCCCACGCCCTCACGCCGCGCTCTGCTCGCGACCGCCGCAGCAGCGACCGCCGCTACCATGGCTGATGTCGCACCGGTGGCCGCACAGGCCGGACCCAAGCCGATCTTCTCCGTTCCCATGACGACGATCCCGATCGTCGGCGAGACCGACGTGTTCCAGGTCCGCCGCATCTATTGCATCGGGCGCAACTACGCCGCGCACGCCATCGAGCGCGGATCCGATCCGAACCGGGAGCCGCCGTTCTTCTTCCAGAAGCCGACCGACGCGATCCAGAACGTTGCGATCGGCGCGGTCGCCGATCATCCCTATCCGTCGCTGACGAAGAACTATCATCACGAGGTGGAGTTGGTCGCCGCGCTGAAATCCGGCGGCACCAACATCTCGCCGGACAAGGCGCTCGACCATGTCTATGGCTACGCGCTCGGCCTCGACATGACCCGGCGCGATCTCCAGAACGGCATGGCGGCGGAGAAGAAGCCCTGGGAGATCGGCAAGAGCTTTGACCAGGCCGCCGTGATCGGGCCGATCCATCCTGTCGCGAAGGTCGGCCATCTCAGCAAGGGCTCGATCTCGCTCGCGGTGAACGGCACGGTGCGGCAAAATTCCGACCTCGAGAAGATGATCTGGAGCGTCGCCGAGCAGATCGCAAAGCTCTCGGAGGCCTTTGAGCTCAAGGCCGGCGACATCATCTATTCCGGCACGCCGGAGAATGTCGGTCCCGTCGTCAAGGGCGATGTGCTCTTGTGCAAGCTCCAGGGCCTGCCGGATATGTCGATCAAGATCGTCTGA
- the upp gene encoding uracil phosphoribosyltransferase — MSASSVNVVTHPLIQHKLSLMREKDRSTKGFRELLNEIGMLLCYEVTRDLPLELVEIETPISTMQAPKIAGKKLTFAPILRAGVGFLDGMLALVPSARVAHIGLYRDPATLQAVEYYYKAPQDLSDRTVILMDPMLATGNSACAGASLLKARGARDIRFVCLLAAPEGIAQFQLEHADIPVWTAAVDERLNDHGYIVPGLGDAGDRMFGTK, encoded by the coding sequence ATGAGTGCCAGCAGCGTCAACGTCGTCACCCACCCCCTGATCCAGCACAAGCTCTCCCTGATGCGGGAGAAGGACCGCTCGACCAAGGGCTTTCGCGAGCTCCTGAACGAGATCGGGATGCTCCTCTGCTACGAGGTGACGCGCGACCTGCCGCTGGAGCTCGTCGAGATCGAGACGCCGATCTCGACAATGCAGGCACCAAAAATCGCGGGCAAGAAGCTGACCTTCGCGCCGATCCTGCGCGCCGGCGTCGGCTTCCTCGACGGCATGCTGGCGCTGGTGCCCTCGGCGCGCGTCGCTCATATCGGGCTCTATCGCGACCCCGCCACGTTGCAGGCCGTGGAATACTACTACAAGGCGCCGCAGGATCTCTCCGACCGCACCGTGATCCTGATGGATCCGATGCTGGCGACCGGCAACTCCGCCTGCGCCGGGGCATCGCTGCTCAAGGCGCGCGGCGCCCGCGACATCCGCTTCGTCTGCCTGCTCGCGGCGCCCGAAGGCATCGCGCAGTTCCAGCTCGAGCATGCCGACATCCCGGTCTGGACCGCGGCGGTCGACGAGCGGCTGAACGACCACGGCTATATCGTGCCGGGCCTGGGCGATGCCGGCGACCGGATGTTCGGGACCAAGTAG
- a CDS encoding LysR substrate-binding domain-containing protein has translation MNLISLDIRMLRSLISVVETGSITETARRLGRTQPAITLQLQRLEELTGKQLFLHSGRRLTLTEDGTTVLTYAKSILRLHDELISQLASQEIEGQVVLGTPDLYAAFMLPSILSVFRKSFPRIQVELNCALSTPLVGLVKRGDVDIALVTRMNDFTGGQVVRREQLVWMTGDQSAAHQERPIPLALLPPGNIYRDYAIDTLERANLRWRIACVSESVGGLQAAAFAGMAVTVLGRSALVPSMREIGPNEGLPPLPKVELLLYKSSGATSKAATALHDYLAHYLRLDEELSGRSVGIELS, from the coding sequence ATGAATCTCATCAGTCTCGACATCCGCATGCTCCGGTCGCTGATCTCGGTCGTCGAGACCGGCAGCATTACCGAAACGGCACGCCGGCTCGGCCGCACCCAGCCCGCGATCACGCTGCAATTGCAGCGGCTGGAGGAGCTGACCGGCAAGCAGCTATTCCTGCATAGCGGACGCCGGCTGACGCTGACCGAGGACGGCACCACGGTCCTGACCTACGCCAAATCCATCCTGCGGTTGCATGACGAGCTGATTTCGCAACTGGCGTCGCAGGAAATCGAAGGCCAGGTCGTGCTCGGTACGCCCGATCTCTACGCGGCCTTCATGCTGCCCTCGATCCTGAGCGTGTTTCGAAAGTCCTTTCCGCGCATCCAGGTCGAGCTCAATTGCGCCCTGTCCACGCCGCTCGTCGGTCTGGTCAAGCGCGGCGACGTCGACATCGCGCTCGTCACCCGCATGAACGATTTCACCGGCGGCCAGGTCGTGCGGCGCGAGCAGCTCGTCTGGATGACCGGCGATCAGTCCGCCGCGCATCAGGAGCGGCCGATTCCGCTGGCGCTGCTGCCGCCCGGCAACATCTATCGCGACTATGCGATCGATACGCTGGAGCGTGCGAACCTGCGCTGGCGCATCGCCTGCGTCAGCGAGAGCGTCGGCGGCTTGCAGGCCGCCGCCTTCGCCGGCATGGCGGTGACCGTGCTCGGCCGCAGCGCGCTGGTGCCGTCGATGCGGGAGATCGGTCCCAACGAAGGCCTGCCGCCGCTGCCGAAGGTCGAGCTCCTGCTCTACAAATCGAGCGGCGCCACCTCAAAGGCCGCGACCGCCCTGCACGATTACCTCGCGCACTATCTGCGCCTAGATGAAGAGCTGAGCGGCAGGAGTGTCGGAATCGAATTGTCTTAG
- a CDS encoding MaoC family dehydratase, translating into MAGLYFEDFNVGQEFRHPLTRTVTEMDNTLFSLLTLNPQPLHIDAHFAAQTEFGQRIFNSLYTLGIMIGMTVYDTTLGTTVANLGMTDVTFPKPVFHGDTLRATTKVLSVRESKSRPKAGIVEFEHHAYNQNDEVVGKCRRMAMMHKRPV; encoded by the coding sequence ATGGCCGGGCTTTATTTCGAGGATTTCAACGTCGGACAGGAGTTCAGGCATCCCCTGACTCGCACTGTCACCGAGATGGACAACACGCTGTTCAGCCTGCTCACCCTCAACCCGCAGCCGCTGCACATCGATGCGCATTTCGCGGCGCAGACCGAGTTCGGCCAGCGCATTTTCAACAGCCTCTACACGCTCGGCATCATGATCGGCATGACCGTCTATGATACGACGCTCGGCACCACCGTCGCCAATCTCGGAATGACCGACGTGACGTTTCCAAAGCCCGTCTTTCATGGCGACACGTTGCGGGCGACCACGAAGGTGCTCTCGGTGCGGGAATCCAAATCGCGGCCCAAGGCGGGCATCGTGGAATTCGAGCACCACGCCTACAACCAGAATGACGAAGTCGTCGGCAAATGCCGCCGCATGGCGATGATGCACAAGAGGCCGGTCTGA
- a CDS encoding AMP-binding protein, whose translation MSQNDRTLQSLLATGINGEPVFVFDGTAVSHADFSCKVDQAAAWLAAHGIGRGDVVAVWLVNRIEWIALLFAAARLGAIVAAVNTRYRSAEVAHLLRLSGARLLVTEATFRSIDFAAILADVPKADVPTLQTVAVVGVDTIPTVWPSIRFDAFEKPYPPAPALYGDVDLPVLLYTTSGTTRGPKLVAHSQATLATHAVSVARALALAPERHSLLAMLPFCGTFGMTGLLAFLAAGVTVHVVDAFEAAPAFKILTEQEITHSFGSDEMFRRILALTDAPRPFPHAQVFGFAAFQPGWREFALEAEARGMSLFGLYGSSEVQALFSIGRSDAAFADRIEAGGWPMSPEAEVRVRDTETGALAAPGVSGEIEIGAPSRFLGYFNNAEATSEAILADGFFRTGDIGRLRDDGSFVYETRAGDAMRLGGFLVAPGEIEDELKSCAGVADAQVVAVDLKGQARCVAFVIAGTVPPQQDAMIARLRERLAGYKVPARIYFVDAFPVTDSANGVKIQRAKLRAMAMEQIAGE comes from the coding sequence ATGAGCCAAAACGACCGAACGCTGCAATCGCTCCTCGCCACCGGGATCAATGGCGAACCGGTCTTCGTGTTCGACGGCACGGCGGTCTCGCACGCGGACTTCTCATGCAAGGTCGATCAGGCCGCGGCCTGGCTCGCCGCGCACGGCATCGGCCGGGGCGATGTGGTCGCGGTCTGGCTCGTCAATCGCATCGAATGGATCGCGCTGCTGTTCGCCGCCGCGCGGCTCGGCGCGATCGTCGCTGCGGTCAACACCCGCTACCGCAGCGCCGAGGTCGCGCACTTACTGCGGCTCTCGGGTGCAAGGCTGCTCGTCACCGAAGCCACGTTCCGCTCGATCGATTTTGCGGCGATCCTGGCCGACGTCCCCAAGGCGGATGTGCCGACGCTGCAGACGGTTGCGGTGGTCGGTGTCGATACGATCCCGACCGTCTGGCCCAGCATCCGGTTCGACGCCTTCGAAAAACCCTATCCGCCGGCACCGGCGCTGTACGGCGATGTCGACCTGCCGGTGCTGCTCTATACGACCTCAGGCACGACCAGAGGACCAAAGCTGGTCGCGCATTCGCAAGCAACGCTTGCAACCCACGCCGTCTCGGTCGCCAGGGCACTCGCTCTCGCGCCAGAGCGGCATTCCCTGCTCGCGATGCTGCCGTTCTGCGGCACCTTTGGCATGACGGGCTTGCTCGCGTTCCTTGCGGCCGGCGTCACCGTCCACGTGGTGGACGCCTTCGAAGCCGCGCCGGCCTTCAAAATCCTGACGGAGCAGGAGATCACGCATTCCTTCGGCTCGGATGAGATGTTCCGCCGCATCCTTGCGCTCACCGACGCGCCCCGCCCCTTCCCTCATGCGCAAGTGTTCGGCTTTGCCGCGTTCCAGCCCGGCTGGCGCGAGTTTGCGCTCGAGGCCGAGGCGCGCGGAATGTCGCTGTTCGGCCTCTACGGCTCGAGCGAGGTGCAGGCGCTGTTCTCGATCGGCCGTTCTGATGCCGCCTTTGCCGACCGCATCGAGGCCGGCGGCTGGCCGATGTCGCCGGAGGCCGAGGTTCGCGTGCGCGACACCGAGACCGGCGCGCTTGCCGCACCCGGCGTCTCCGGCGAGATCGAGATCGGCGCGCCGTCGCGATTCCTCGGTTACTTCAACAATGCAGAAGCTACGAGCGAGGCGATCCTCGCCGACGGCTTCTTCCGCACCGGCGATATCGGCCGGCTCCGTGACGACGGCTCCTTCGTCTACGAGACCCGCGCCGGCGATGCCATGCGGCTCGGCGGATTTTTGGTCGCGCCCGGCGAGATCGAGGACGAACTGAAGTCCTGCGCCGGGGTGGCGGACGCGCAAGTCGTTGCCGTCGATCTCAAGGGCCAGGCACGCTGCGTCGCCTTCGTGATAGCAGGCACGGTACCGCCTCAGCAGGATGCAATGATCGCGCGCTTGCGCGAACGGCTTGCCGGCTACAAGGTCCCGGCGCGCATCTATTTTGTCGACGCTTTCCCCGTCACCGACAGCGCCAACGGCGTCAAGATCCAGCGCGCCAAACTGCGCGCCATGGCGATGGAGCAGATCGCGGGGGAGTGA
- a CDS encoding acyl-CoA dehydrogenase family protein, producing MDFALTDQQEAIRDSVAKICEGFPDAYWLKKDHDGGFPHDFHKALADAGWLGICVPEAYGGSGLGITEAAIMMRTIAESGAGMSGASAVHINVFGLNPVVVFGTEEQRKRMLPPMVEGREKACFAVTEPNTGLNTTQLKTRAVAKNDRYVVNGQKVWISTAQVAHKILLLARTTPLEEVRSPTHGLSLFYTDFDRKRIKVHEIEKMGRKVVDSNELFFEDFEIPMEDRIGEEGRGFEYILEGMNPERILIAAEAVGLGKLALSRATEYAKTRIVFNRPIGKNQGIQHPLAVNWVELEAAWLMVMSAAWQYDKGMPCGAAANAAKYLAGEAGFQACEQAVMTHGGFGYAKEFHVERYLREILIPRIAPVSPQLALSFIAEKVLGLAKSY from the coding sequence ATGGATTTCGCGCTCACCGACCAGCAGGAAGCGATCCGCGACTCCGTCGCCAAGATCTGCGAGGGCTTTCCTGACGCCTATTGGCTGAAGAAAGACCATGACGGCGGTTTCCCGCACGATTTTCACAAGGCGCTGGCGGACGCAGGCTGGCTCGGCATCTGTGTGCCGGAGGCCTATGGCGGCTCGGGCCTCGGCATCACCGAGGCCGCGATCATGATGCGGACGATTGCGGAATCCGGCGCCGGCATGTCGGGCGCATCAGCCGTGCACATCAACGTGTTCGGACTCAACCCGGTCGTGGTGTTCGGCACCGAGGAGCAGCGCAAGCGCATGCTGCCGCCGATGGTGGAGGGCCGCGAGAAGGCGTGCTTCGCCGTCACCGAGCCGAACACCGGTCTCAACACCACGCAGCTCAAGACGCGGGCAGTGGCCAAGAACGACCGCTACGTCGTCAACGGCCAGAAGGTGTGGATCTCCACCGCGCAGGTCGCGCACAAGATCCTGCTGCTCGCGCGCACCACGCCGCTGGAGGAGGTGCGATCGCCGACCCATGGCCTCAGCCTGTTCTATACCGATTTCGATCGCAAGCGGATCAAGGTCCACGAGATCGAGAAGATGGGCCGCAAGGTCGTGGATTCCAACGAGCTGTTCTTCGAGGATTTCGAGATCCCGATGGAGGACCGGATCGGCGAGGAGGGCCGCGGCTTCGAATACATTTTGGAAGGCATGAACCCTGAGCGCATCCTGATAGCGGCCGAAGCGGTCGGGCTCGGAAAGCTCGCGCTGTCGCGCGCGACCGAATATGCCAAGACGCGAATCGTGTTCAACCGACCCATCGGCAAGAACCAGGGCATCCAGCATCCGCTCGCCGTGAACTGGGTCGAGCTCGAGGCCGCCTGGCTGATGGTGATGTCGGCCGCCTGGCAGTACGACAAGGGCATGCCCTGCGGCGCCGCGGCCAATGCCGCAAAATATCTTGCGGGCGAAGCCGGTTTTCAGGCCTGCGAGCAGGCAGTGATGACCCATGGCGGCTTCGGTTACGCCAAGGAGTTTCATGTCGAGCGTTATTTGCGCGAGATCCTGATCCCGCGCATCGCGCCGGTGAGCCCGCAGCTCGCGCTGAGTTTTATCGCGGAGAAGGTGCTCGGCCTGGCAAAGTCGTACTAG
- the tuf gene encoding elongation factor Tu — translation MSKEKFTRLKPNCNVGTIGHVDHGKTTLTAALTKVSADHGWGAFVSYQDVAKASAAQGTRDDSKILTIATSHVEFSTAARHYSHVDCPGHADYVKNMITGAAQMDGAILVVSAADGPMPQTREHILLARQVGVPRLVVFLNKCDVADDPELIDLVEIEVRDLLSKYKFDGDNAPVIRGSAIQALRGESGPLADQAILKLFEALDNYIEVPERAKDRPFLMPIEGVQSISGRGTVVTGLIERGTVKLGDEVEIVGLGESRKSVVTGIETYRKILDQGQAGDNVGCLLRGIDRDVVQRGQVLSRPGAATPHRTFRAEVYVLTKDEGGRHTPFFGNYRPQFYFRTADVTGTVRLGDGVEMVMPGDSAELTIELNKAIALEERSRFAIREGNRTVGAGIVTAIME, via the coding sequence ATGTCCAAAGAGAAGTTCACGCGCCTCAAGCCCAACTGCAACGTTGGCACGATCGGCCACGTGGACCATGGCAAGACGACGCTGACGGCGGCGCTGACGAAGGTCTCGGCCGATCATGGCTGGGGCGCGTTCGTCTCCTATCAGGACGTCGCCAAGGCGTCGGCTGCGCAAGGTACGCGCGACGACTCGAAGATCCTGACGATCGCGACAAGCCACGTCGAGTTTTCGACGGCGGCGCGGCATTACTCGCATGTCGATTGTCCGGGCCACGCCGATTATGTGAAGAACATGATCACCGGCGCGGCCCAGATGGACGGCGCGATCCTGGTCGTCTCCGCCGCCGACGGGCCGATGCCGCAGACGCGCGAGCACATCCTGCTTGCGCGGCAGGTCGGCGTGCCGCGCCTCGTGGTGTTCCTGAACAAGTGCGATGTGGCAGATGATCCCGAGCTGATCGATCTCGTCGAGATCGAGGTGCGCGATCTGCTGTCGAAGTACAAGTTCGACGGCGACAACGCGCCGGTCATCCGCGGCTCGGCGATCCAGGCGCTGCGTGGCGAGAGCGGTCCGCTCGCGGATCAGGCGATCCTGAAACTGTTCGAGGCCCTCGACAACTATATCGAGGTGCCAGAGCGGGCGAAGGATCGTCCGTTCCTGATGCCGATCGAAGGCGTCCAGTCGATCTCCGGCCGCGGCACCGTCGTGACCGGGCTGATTGAGCGCGGCACCGTCAAGCTCGGGGACGAGGTCGAGATCGTCGGCCTCGGCGAGAGCCGCAAGTCGGTGGTGACGGGCATCGAGACCTACCGGAAGATCCTCGATCAGGGGCAGGCCGGCGACAATGTCGGGTGCCTGCTGCGCGGGATCGATCGGGATGTCGTTCAGCGGGGCCAGGTGCTGTCGCGGCCGGGAGCCGCGACCCCGCACCGGACCTTCCGCGCGGAAGTGTACGTGCTGACGAAGGACGAGGGCGGGCGTCACACGCCCTTCTTCGGCAATTATCGTCCGCAGTTTTACTTCCGCACCGCCGATGTCACCGGCACTGTCCGACTGGGTGATGGCGTCGAGATGGTGATGCCGGGCGACAGCGCCGAGCTCACGATTGAGCTCAACAAGGCGATCGCGCTCGAAGAGCGGTCGCGCTTCGCGATCCGTGAAGGCAACCGCACGGTCGGTGCCGGAATCGTGACAGCGATCATGGAGTGA